The window GTGATGGCCACCGGCGTGCCGAAGCCCGCCGTGCCCTCGATGAAGGAGCCGAAGGCGAAGGCGATGAAGATGGCCTGGAGCCTGCGGTCTTCCGTCATGCTGGCGAGCGAGGTCTTCAGAATCTCGAACTGCCCGGACTCGACCGTCATGTTGTAGACCCAGATGGCGCAGACCACGATCCAGACGATGGGGAAGATGCCGATGGCGGCGCCGTAGAACACGGAGCTCACGGCCATGCCCACGGGCATGCCCCACACGGCCACGGCCAGCACCAGGGCGGCCACGACGGACGCCAGGGCTGCCCAATGTCCCTTGGCGCGCTTCACGGCCAGCATGTAGAAAAGGATGTAGAGGGGAATGCCCGCTACGAGCGCCGACAGCACGATGCCGCCGAGCGGATTATACACTTGCAACCAAGTCATGTTCTCACTCCCAGGGGAATCCCACGCCGCGGGAACCTCTTTCTCGCGCCGGTCCGTGCGCGGACGCGGCGCAGGAGCGCTGCGCGTGTCCGGTATGGTTCGGCGTTGAGATCATGGTTTGGTCTTCCGTGCACTTGCCGTTGAGGTTTCGGGTCGGATGAGCCCTCGGGCCGCGCGGCCTTCGGGTGACGCCTCATTGCAACTCGTCAGGTTCTCGATGGACGGTATATGGAGATCATGCCTCGCTCTTCGTCACGGGGCCGACCGTCCGGAGAGGCGGAAGACGGGGCGCTTTCGCGCCCCGTCCGAACCTCTCCGGACGTCGGTACCGTTGCAGCGGCGTGAAGCCGCCCGTCCCTTGTCCCGTCGTTCCGCCCGCGGCTACCGGCGCGACGATGTCCAGGAGGAAGAATCCAGGCAGAGGTGCCGCCGGGGTCCGTGGCCAGGCGAACCATGAGTTCGCCTGCCCGGGACCGGCAGCCGTCGTTCCTCTCGCGAGAGGGGAACAACGGCCAGGACGAGCCCGCGATCTGCGCGACAGCCGCGGCCTGGGGCCTTGGGGTCGCCATCGTGGGAACGCCGGTGGTGTTGTTCACCATCCGCTTGGATGTCTCCGACCGGGTCGCCGTTCGCAGTGATGCGAGGGAGGCCGCGCGTGCGGGAGAGGGTGGGTTCAGAACGGGAAGCCGCATGTCTTTATACCGTTGCCGTTTTCGTCGTTGCGTCTGTTTCGATCGGTCCTGGGCCTAGAAGGTCCCCGGGAACAGGACGAAGCAGAAGATGAGCGCCATGATGCCCGTGACCAACCCGTACAGAAGGAAGGGCCAGAAGGTCTTGCGCATGATGTCGCCTTCCCTGCCGGAGAGGCCGACCACCGCGCAGGCGGCGACGATGTTGTGGATGCAGATCATGTTGCCCATGGCGCCGCCGACGGCCTGGACCGCGACGATGATCTCCCTGGGCAGGTGCAACGTGGTGGCCACGCCCCACTGGAACTCGGAGAACAGCAGGTCCGAGACCGTGTTGGAGCCGGTGATGAAGGCGCCCAGGCCGCCCACGAAGGAGGCGAACATGGGCCAGCCGAGCCCCACGATGGCCGCCACGGCGTGGGCCATGGCCAGCGGCATGGAGGGGTAGGCGTTGGGGTTCAGGGTGGTGTCGCCGATGCCCGAGCCGCGGAAGATGGAGACCAGGGCCACGGCGAAGAACAGGGCGATGGCCGGGTTCTTCATCTTGGCGATGGAGTCGGTCCAGGCGGCCTTGACCTTGGCGCCGTTCATGCCGTGGATGGCGATGGTCAGGATGGCCACGAGCATGAAGGGGATGGTGCCGGGCAGGTAGAGGTAGGCGATGGAGGCGTTGACCGTGGGGAAGCCCAGGATGGCCTTGAAGCTGATCGCCTGGTGCGCCAGGAAGCCCTTGAGGCCCAGAGCCGGGATGCGGGTGATGACCAGGATGATGCCGATCAGCACGTAGGGCAGCCAAGCGCGGAACTGGCTCATGTGCGCCGTGAACTTGCAGTCCTCGGCAGCGCTCACGGAACCGGTCCACTCGGGATCCCACTTGCTCTGCGGGCCGAAGGTGAAGACCTCGTCCTTGGGCAGGCAGAAGCCCTGCTTGGCGCCCCAGACCACCACGCCGAGGCCGACCAGGCCGCCGATCAGGGACGGCAGCTCAGGTCCGAGCACCCAGGCGAAGAAGAGGTAGGGCACGGAGAAGGCCACGGCCGCGAAGACGCAGAACTTCCAGGCGCGGAAGCCGGTCTTCCAGGAGCGCTTGGGGCCGAAGAAACGGGTGATGAAGCCGAGCATGAAGATCGGCAGGATGAAGGCCATGACAACGTGGATGAGGCTGGCCCACTGGCCGATCAGGGCGTTGAAGGAGGCGAGGTCGGTGAAGTTGACGTTGGCGCCGCCGGCGGCAGCGGCCTTGGCGACCAGGTCCTTCAGGGGCGTCAGGCCGAGCACGATGGGCGTGCCGACCGCGCCGAAGGTGACCGGGAAGGAGTTGAACACGAGGCAGATGACCGCGGCGGCCATGGCCGGGAAGCCCAGCGCCAGGAGCAGCGGAGCGGCCAGGGCGGCCGGGGTGCCGAAGCCCGCCGCGCCCTCGATGAAGGCGGCGAACAGGTAGCCGATGATGATCGCCTGCACGCGCATGTCCGGCGAGATGTTCTGCATCCCGCACTGGATGGTCTCCATGCCTCCGGAGTCACGCAGCGTGTAGAGGATCAAGATCGCGCCGAAGACGATGATCAGGATGCCGATGGCCGTGATCACGCCCTGAATGGACAGTGCGGCGATGTAGCCGACGGGCAGCTGCCAGACGAAGACGCCTGCCAGGGCCGTGACGAGCCAGGCCAGGGGCATGGCCCGGGTGGCGGGCCAACGCATGCCCACCATGAGAACGAGTGCCAGGATGATTGGAATTGCGGCGATTATCGCCAGTGCTCCGATTGACATCAACGAGCCTCCGAAATGTGTTGCGTGTTGCCTCTTCGCGGTCTCGCCTCGCCTCCTCATCCGGCTCGGCTCGGCCGCATTCTCCCCCCGGCGCCGTTGTCCGACTGGCGCGTGGGGGGACCTCCTCTGTCCCTGAAACCGGTCTTTCGAGGAATGCGGCCGGGGCCTTGCGACCCCGGCCGATTCCCCCCTGTATTAGCCGCCGAGGCCGGCGTCGCAGGGCTCGCCCCCGGCGGTGGGGCGAACATGCTCGGCCGTATCGGACAGCACGCACTGCGGAAGCGGGGCGACCTCTTCCGCGGTGTAGGGGTTCTGATCTGCCATCAGATTCAGGATGCGCCAACGTTCGTTGACCTCGTTCTCGATGGCCTGACGCAGGATCTTGGCCTCCTCGGGGGCCGACTTCTCCAGCATGGCGAAGCGGTTCTCACCGGAGAGGAAGTCCTTGACCGTGCCGTCCGGGGCCTTGGAGTCGATCACCAGGGGGTTCTCGCCCTTGCCCGCGCGGCGCGGATCGTAGCGGAAGAGCGGCCAGTAGCCGGAATCCACGGCCAGCTTGGTCTCTTCCTGGGTCTTGCCCATGCCCTTGCGGATGCCCTGGTTGATGCACGGGGCGTACGCGATGATCAGGGACGGGCCCTTGTAGCTCTCGGCCTCGGCAAAGGCCTTGAGCAGCTGGTTCTTGTTGGCGCCCATGCCCACGGAGGCCACGTAGACGTAGCCGTAGGTCATGGCCATGCGGGCCAGGTCCTTCTTGCGCACCTGCTTGCCGGAGGCGGCGAACTTCGCCACCGCGCCGGTCGGGGTGGCCTTGGAGGACTGGCCGCCGGTGTTGGAGTAGACCTCGGTGTCCATGACGAGGATGTTCACGTCCTCGCCCGAGGCGAGGACGTGGTCCACGCCGCCGTAGCCGATGTCGTAGGCCCAGCCGTCACCGCCGAAGATCCACACGGACTTCTTGGTGAGGAGGTCGGCCTGGGCGGCGATCTCCTTGCAGATCGGGGAGGTCTCGGCGGGCAGCAGGGCCTTCAGCTTGTCTCCGGCGGCCTTGGAGGCGTCGGCGTAGTCCTTGCCGTTGATCCAGGCCAGCATGGCCTCCTTGAGCTCGTCGGAGACGCCCGCGGCGATGGCCTCCTGCATGCGCAGGGCCAGCTTCTCGCGGCGCTGGCGGGTGCCCATGGCCATGCCGAAGCCGAACTCGGCCGCGTCCTCGAAGAGCGAGTTGCCCCAGGCCGGGCCGTGGCCGTCCTTGTTCACGGTGTAGGGGATGGCCGGAGCCGAGGCGCCCCAGATGGAGGAGCAGCCCGTGGCGTTGGCGACCATCATGCGCTCGCCGAAGAGCTGGGTCAGGACGCGCACGTACGGCGTCTCGCCGCAGCCCGCGCAGGCGCCGGAGAACTCCATGAGCGGCTTCTGGAACTGGCTGCCCTTGACCGTGGAGCGGGAGAGCAGGGAGTCCTTCAGGGGCACGGAGACGGCGAAGTCGTAGTTGGGCACCTGGGCGTCGGTCTGGCTGGCCAGGGGCTTCATGACCAGGGCCTTGTCCTTGGCCGGGCAGATGTCGGCGCAGTTGCCGCAGCCCATGCAGTCGAGGGTGTCGACCTGCATGCGGTACTTCATGCCCTTCAGCTCCTTGCCCTTGGCCTCGACGGTCTCGAAGGCCGCCGGGGCGCCCTTGAGCTCGGCGTCAGTGCCGAGGACCGCCAGGAGCGCGGAGTGCGGGCAGACGAAGGCGCACTGGTTGCACTGGATGCAGTTTTCCTTGATCCACTCGGGGACCTTGATGGCCACGCCGCGCTTCTCGTACTGCGTGGTGCCCGAGGGCATGGTGCCGTCCACGGAGAAGGCCGAGACGGGCAGCTTGTCGCCCTGCTGGGCCAGCATGGGACGCATGACCTTGGAGACGAACTCCGGCTCGTTGCGCACGGGCGCGGCCGTGTCGGCGGCGGTGGCCCAGGACTCGGGGTAGGCCACGGGCTCGAGGGCCTCGATGGCCTTGTCCACGGCGGCCACGTTCATGGAGACGATCTTCTCGCCCTTCTTGCCGTAGGCCTTCTTGATGGAGTCCTTGAGCATGGCCACGGCCTGCTCGAAGGGAATGACGCCCGCCTGCTTGAAGAAGGCGGTCTGCATGATCATGTTGATGCGGCCGCCGAGGCCCACTTCCTGGGCGATCTTGACCGCGTCGATGGTGTAGAACTTGAGCTTCTTGGCGGCGATCTGGCGCTTCATGGCGCCGGGCAGGTGCTCTTCCATCTCGGCCAGGGACCAGGGGGAGTTGAGCACGAAGGTGCCGCCGTCCTTGATGCCCTCGAGCAGGTCGTAGGCGGTCACGTAGGCCGGGTTGTGGCAGGCCACGT of the Desulfovibrio sp. X2 genome contains:
- a CDS encoding L-lactate permease, which translates into the protein MSIGALAIIAAIPIILALVLMVGMRWPATRAMPLAWLVTALAGVFVWQLPVGYIAALSIQGVITAIGILIIVFGAILILYTLRDSGGMETIQCGMQNISPDMRVQAIIIGYLFAAFIEGAAGFGTPAALAAPLLLALGFPAMAAAVICLVFNSFPVTFGAVGTPIVLGLTPLKDLVAKAAAAGGANVNFTDLASFNALIGQWASLIHVVMAFILPIFMLGFITRFFGPKRSWKTGFRAWKFCVFAAVAFSVPYLFFAWVLGPELPSLIGGLVGLGVVVWGAKQGFCLPKDEVFTFGPQSKWDPEWTGSVSAAEDCKFTAHMSQFRAWLPYVLIGIILVITRIPALGLKGFLAHQAISFKAILGFPTVNASIAYLYLPGTIPFMLVAILTIAIHGMNGAKVKAAWTDSIAKMKNPAIALFFAVALVSIFRGSGIGDTTLNPNAYPSMPLAMAHAVAAIVGLGWPMFASFVGGLGAFITGSNTVSDLLFSEFQWGVATTLHLPREIIVAVQAVGGAMGNMICIHNIVAACAVVGLSGREGDIMRKTFWPFLLYGLVTGIMALIFCFVLFPGTF
- the nifJ gene encoding pyruvate:ferredoxin (flavodoxin) oxidoreductase, encoding MSKKKMTVDGNTATAYVAYALSETTAIYPITPSSTMGEVCDDWAAQKRKNAWGEVLAVREMQSEAGAAGAVHGSLAAGALTSTFTASQGLLLMIPNMYKISGELLPGVFHVSARAIAAHALSIFGDHQDIYATRQTGFAMLASNSVQEAHDMALVAHLAAIETSVPFLHFFDGFRTSHEIQKIEVLPYEDMLGLVNQEALARYRARAMNPEHPNIRGTAQNPDVYFQGREASNPYYLNVPAVVSSYMEKVAALTGRHYKLFDYVGHAEADRVIICMGSGCEAIEEVVNHLQAKGEKIGLIKVHLYRPFSAEALFSVLPATAKTVTVLDRTKEPGSLGDPLYLDVCAAAVERGLSGVKFLAGRYGLGSKEFTPAMVKAVYDNMSAAAPKNHFTVGIEDDVTGTSLPVDASFPDTTPAGTIQCMFWGLGADGTVGANKQAIKIIGEATDLYVQAYFAYDSKKSGGITISHLRFGKAPIQSTYLVTSADYVACHNPAYVTAYDLLEGIKDGGTFVLNSPWSLAEMEEHLPGAMKRQIAAKKLKFYTIDAVKIAQEVGLGGRINMIMQTAFFKQAGVIPFEQAVAMLKDSIKKAYGKKGEKIVSMNVAAVDKAIEALEPVAYPESWATAADTAAPVRNEPEFVSKVMRPMLAQQGDKLPVSAFSVDGTMPSGTTQYEKRGVAIKVPEWIKENCIQCNQCAFVCPHSALLAVLGTDAELKGAPAAFETVEAKGKELKGMKYRMQVDTLDCMGCGNCADICPAKDKALVMKPLASQTDAQVPNYDFAVSVPLKDSLLSRSTVKGSQFQKPLMEFSGACAGCGETPYVRVLTQLFGERMMVANATGCSSIWGASAPAIPYTVNKDGHGPAWGNSLFEDAAEFGFGMAMGTRQRREKLALRMQEAIAAGVSDELKEAMLAWINGKDYADASKAAGDKLKALLPAETSPICKEIAAQADLLTKKSVWIFGGDGWAYDIGYGGVDHVLASGEDVNILVMDTEVYSNTGGQSSKATPTGAVAKFAASGKQVRKKDLARMAMTYGYVYVASVGMGANKNQLLKAFAEAESYKGPSLIIAYAPCINQGIRKGMGKTQEETKLAVDSGYWPLFRYDPRRAGKGENPLVIDSKAPDGTVKDFLSGENRFAMLEKSAPEEAKILRQAIENEVNERWRILNLMADQNPYTAEEVAPLPQCVLSDTAEHVRPTAGGEPCDAGLGG